The stretch of DNA CGACGGAGCGGATCATCCCTTTCCCTCCAGAGTGGTTCATGCCCCACGCACTGCAATCCGGGTGCCAGGACTTCGGTTGTCAACTATAGCCCGAACCGCGCCCACAAGGCACGGTCCTCAACTGCCGCAATGATGTTCTCGGCCATCACTGCGGATAAATCCGGCGCGCCGCCTCCTGTTCCAAACAGTCCGGGAATACGACCAAGCCGCCGTGTAAGCCAATTCTCCCGCGCGCCAATGACGCGCAGCTTGGGCTCCTCGCCGAGCTTGCTGGCAAGGACCGAATGCATGTCCCCCAGCCCGTCAACGAGCCCGAGCCCGAGCGCCTTCGTGCCGGCCCAGAACTGGCCGGAAAACAGCTCTTCCTCAGAACCTTTCAGGCGCTCGCCACGCCGCTGCCGCACCACCTCTTTGAAGCTCTCATGGATATCGAGCTGGATGGACTTCAAATGCTCCACATCCTCCGGCTTTTCCGGCTGAAATGGATCAAGGATCGCCTTGTTGTGCCCGGCCGTATGGATGCGGCGCTCGATGCCGAGCTTCTGCAACGCCTGAACGAAGCCGAATCCCGACGACACCACACCGATCGACCCGATGATCGAGCTGGGATCGGCATAGATTTCATCCCCCGCCACCGCGATGTAATAGCCGCCGGATGCTGCCGCATCTTCCGTGAAGACGAAGACCTTGCGGTCGTGCTTCTCGGCAAGGCTGCGGATGCGCTGGTAAATGAGCCGCGCCTGGACGGGCGTGCCGCCCGGCGAATTCAGGATGATCGCGACGGCCGCTGCTTTCTTGAACCGGAACGCCCGCTCGAGCATCGGGCCGACGGTCTCGAGCGTGAGCCCTGAGCGTCTGAGACCGGCCGAGCCGATGACGCCGGACAGCCGAATCACTGGAACGATCGGTTTGCGGTTGAGAGAACCGCTTTTCCAGGCAACGAAACGATCGCGAACAGAGGCGGGAACCAAGCTCATTACGATTCCGAGTTACGCGGGGAGAGAGGCTGAGGCAAGACCTAACTCTCCTGCACACGTGATGTTGACCAGAGCATTTCGAGCGAGGCGGGCACCCCGTTCGCGTGAAGAAATGCGAGCAGGCAACCACTTAGACCGCTCACCGCAACGGAAAGGCCGCGCCATGGCGCAACACAGCCTCCGCTTCCTCGGTGAAGCCGTGGCCATCCCCATGCAGGATCATGCCCGGAAGCAGCCGCAAGCCGGCCCGGCTGCCCTTGATCGCCTGGATGATGACCAGGGAAGCTGGCATTCCCGCACGCGGGAACAACGGCGCAACCCGTATATCCCCCGCCCGGCTCTCCAGCGCCTTCAGCAGGCCGGGCAGCTCTTCTGGCCGCTGGACCAGGGTGAGCGTTCCGCGCGGACGCGCCATCGCCGCCAGCATCTTGATCCAGAGGTCGAGGTCGCCCGCGGGCATGCTATG from Rhodoligotrophos sp. CJ14 encodes:
- a CDS encoding S49 family peptidase, which translates into the protein MSLVPASVRDRFVAWKSGSLNRKPIVPVIRLSGVIGSAGLRRSGLTLETVGPMLERAFRFKKAAAVAIILNSPGGTPVQARLIYQRIRSLAEKHDRKVFVFTEDAAASGGYYIAVAGDEIYADPSSIIGSIGVVSSGFGFVQALQKLGIERRIHTAGHNKAILDPFQPEKPEDVEHLKSIQLDIHESFKEVVRQRRGERLKGSEEELFSGQFWAGTKALGLGLVDGLGDMHSVLASKLGEEPKLRVIGARENWLTRRLGRIPGLFGTGGGAPDLSAVMAENIIAAVEDRALWARFGL